One part of the Deltaproteobacteria bacterium genome encodes these proteins:
- a CDS encoding cytochrome b N-terminal domain-containing protein has product MAEHGQEPPVRRDTVNDPAGSAETRVSGIRAFTNNLKQLGSSAKNAVVRHGWPLSSERERSRAVFQNFFLHIHSTRTHLWSLRPVFTLGLGIMALTAFLILCITGVFLMIYYQPGVPEAYYTVKDLSFVSSAGKYVRNIHRWAAHLMVFTVLLHMTRVFYTNSYKPPREANWVIGMGLFVITLGLSFTGYLLPWDQLAFWAVTIGANIAASPREITDALGITHRFDIGGLQKELLLGGDIVGQGALTRFYLLHVVILPVAAFALVGLHFWRIRKDGGLTRPPDASKPGDPGVTGKAAFPLSKTYGLMAVVRGKTPAVDRAPEGTVATFPHAFRAELAAAMVLIAITCVLSFFFDAPLKELANPAIPENPAKAPWYFLGLQELVSYSAFAGGVMIPMLVVVGLALVPFLDREKGVSGTWLDNGREKKVFLASLAYGLATVIALVAFTVKFGWIRQWVPDIPQIVITLINPGTILTALYAGYSLAVLQKTRSTRKGAVALYTCFLCGFVVLTIVGTYFRGPDWQFFWSPKDWPIH; this is encoded by the coding sequence ATGGCTGAACATGGACAGGAGCCGCCCGTCCGGCGGGATACGGTGAACGATCCCGCCGGAAGCGCCGAAACCCGGGTATCCGGCATCCGGGCGTTCACGAACAACCTGAAGCAGCTCGGCAGCTCGGCAAAGAATGCCGTCGTGCGGCACGGCTGGCCGCTCAGTTCGGAGCGGGAACGCTCGCGGGCCGTGTTCCAGAACTTTTTTCTCCATATTCACTCGACACGCACCCACCTGTGGAGCCTTCGGCCGGTGTTCACCCTTGGGCTCGGCATCATGGCACTGACGGCATTCCTGATCCTGTGCATTACCGGCGTGTTCCTGATGATCTACTACCAGCCGGGAGTTCCCGAAGCGTACTACACGGTGAAGGATCTCAGTTTCGTGTCGAGCGCGGGCAAATATGTCCGCAACATTCACCGCTGGGCGGCGCACCTGATGGTCTTTACGGTGCTTCTGCACATGACGCGGGTATTTTACACCAACAGCTACAAGCCGCCCCGCGAGGCGAACTGGGTGATCGGCATGGGGCTGTTCGTGATTACCCTCGGCCTCTCCTTTACCGGATACCTCCTGCCGTGGGACCAGCTTGCCTTCTGGGCCGTCACCATCGGCGCGAACATCGCGGCCAGCCCCCGGGAGATCACCGATGCCCTCGGTATCACGCACCGGTTCGACATTGGCGGCCTTCAGAAGGAACTCCTGCTCGGCGGTGACATCGTCGGGCAGGGCGCACTGACCCGGTTCTACCTGCTGCACGTCGTCATCCTGCCGGTGGCGGCATTCGCCCTGGTAGGACTCCATTTCTGGCGGATCCGCAAGGATGGCGGACTGACCCGTCCGCCGGATGCCTCCAAGCCCGGCGATCCCGGCGTGACCGGAAAGGCCGCATTCCCGCTATCGAAGACCTACGGTCTCATGGCGGTTGTCCGCGGGAAAACTCCCGCTGTAGACCGGGCACCCGAGGGAACCGTGGCCACATTCCCCCATGCATTCCGGGCAGAACTGGCGGCGGCGATGGTACTGATTGCCATCACCTGCGTACTCAGCTTTTTCTTCGACGCCCCCCTGAAGGAACTGGCCAACCCGGCAATCCCGGAAAACCCCGCCAAGGCCCCATGGTATTTCCTCGGGCTGCAGGAACTGGTCAGTTATTCCGCGTTCGCCGGCGGTGTGATGATTCCGATGCTCGTCGTCGTGGGTCTTGCCCTGGTCCCGTTTCTCGACCGCGAGAAGGGTGTATCCGGCACATGGCTCGACAACGGCCGGGAAAAGAAGGTGTTCCTGGCCTCGCTTGCCTACGGGCTTGCCACGGTCATTGCGCTGGTCGCGTTTACCGTGAAATTCGGCTGGATACGCCAGTGGGTTCCCGATATTCCGCAGATCGTCATCACCCTCATCAATCCGGGGACGATACTCACCGCGCTGTACGCGGGCTATTCCCTGGCGGTACTCCAGAAAACCCGCAGCACGCGAAAGGGTGCCGTCGCCCTGTATACCTGTTTCCTGTGCGGTTTCGTCGTCCTGACGATTGTCGGCACCTACTTCCGGGGTCCGGACTGGCAGTTCTTCTGGTCGCCGAAAGACTGGCCCATACACTGA
- a CDS encoding Rieske 2Fe-2S domain-containing protein, with the protein MAHSPADTAGASVTRREFLDTAAFGTAAAALFAGLLGLLRMPKPNVHYEPDSKVRLGFPNEFPEGTSRILERHNVMVLRDEKGLHVMSLICTHLGCIVQKAETGFRCPCHGSMFSPAGNVESGPAPKALEWLDVSRAEDGALVVDLKKPVKAGTKTLV; encoded by the coding sequence ATGGCCCATTCACCAGCCGATACGGCCGGCGCCAGCGTGACCAGACGCGAATTCCTCGACACCGCCGCTTTCGGCACCGCCGCCGCCGCCCTGTTCGCGGGCCTGCTGGGGCTGCTCCGGATGCCCAAACCCAACGTGCATTACGAACCCGATTCGAAGGTCCGGCTAGGGTTTCCAAACGAGTTCCCCGAAGGAACTTCCCGCATTCTCGAACGGCATAACGTCATGGTCCTGCGTGATGAAAAGGGACTGCATGTGATGTCGCTCATCTGCACGCATCTCGGCTGCATCGTGCAGAAAGCCGAAACGGGATTCAGGTGCCCGTGTCATGGCTCCATGTTCTCACCGGCCGGCAATGTGGAGAGCGGCCCCGCACCGAAGGCCCTGGAGTGGCTGGATGTCTCCCGGGCCGAAGACGGGGCGCTGGTGGTCGACCTGAAGAAGCCCGTAAAGGCTGGGACCAAGACTCTGGTATGA
- a CDS encoding cytochrome c, whose translation MIRKTSFLAVGLGMFLAAGLTATLVTSSQASSPRKVDAETYAKALRVFKRKQCSGCHVPDSSELGEKGPGLKGVYKARGEDWLKKFLANPAELAKTDPRLIELKKTYPDGMPDPELSTEQIDLLLSFLSVDGVEPK comes from the coding sequence ATGATCAGGAAAACGTCTTTTCTGGCTGTTGGGCTCGGAATGTTTCTGGCGGCGGGGCTGACGGCCACGCTCGTCACGTCCTCGCAGGCGTCATCTCCACGCAAGGTGGATGCCGAGACGTACGCGAAGGCTCTCAGGGTCTTCAAGCGCAAGCAGTGCTCCGGCTGCCACGTGCCGGATTCGTCCGAACTCGGAGAAAAGGGACCCGGTCTGAAGGGCGTGTACAAGGCCCGGGGAGAAGACTGGCTGAAGAAGTTCCTCGCCAACCCCGCCGAACTGGCCAAGACCGACCCCCGGCTCATCGAGCTCAAGAAGACCTACCCGGACGGCATGCCTGATCCGGAGCTGTCAACGGAACAGATCGACCTGCTCCTGTCATTCCTGTCCGTGGACGGAGTCGAACCCAAGTAG
- a CDS encoding SCP2 sterol-binding domain-containing protein has translation MSVIYTDQWYEDMKQLVNSTQKFRELAPREKILATFEVMGDEKSPYVTAGNALYYLIRLEGGQVAEYGPLPGRHDGKGLNFRFTAPASLWEEIAAGIADPIQLGLRGTIKVRGDMRFLMQHAEAVKILVDMYGHQNNTEWPKGRPPYSRQESVA, from the coding sequence ATGAGCGTGATTTATACAGACCAGTGGTATGAAGACATGAAGCAGCTCGTGAACAGCACACAGAAGTTCCGTGAGCTGGCTCCACGGGAGAAGATACTGGCGACGTTCGAGGTCATGGGCGACGAAAAATCGCCTTATGTGACTGCCGGAAACGCCCTGTACTATCTCATCCGTCTCGAAGGAGGGCAGGTGGCCGAGTACGGCCCGCTGCCGGGACGCCATGACGGCAAGGGACTGAACTTCAGGTTCACCGCCCCGGCATCCCTGTGGGAGGAGATCGCCGCTGGTATTGCGGACCCGATCCAGCTCGGGCTGAGGGGAACCATCAAGGTTCGCGGTGACATGCGCTTCCTCATGCAGCACGCCGAGGCAGTCAAGATACTGGTTGATATGTACGGTCACCAGAACAACACTGAGTGGCCGAAGGGGCGTCCGCCCTACAGCCGGCAGGAATCGGTCGCATGA
- a CDS encoding alginate export family protein, which yields MKNHRKVLFGLVTASVLALAGTVRADPPGEGGDIWDKITPGAQIRARYEFRGNYDFDRLSPPKDDNDNFALLRTRLHLTAKPDDGVTLFLQFQDSREFGSSLLTGSPYGPGNVPRGVSADDEGTTLHQAWARLDVSGVEGLSVQFGRQEFVLGEHRLVGTLDWSNRARSFDGFVVAYEKDKFRADAFGFLVSRGDPAGLITPASAAENGYFTGINGRIKDENFGIAEAYYLNYLDRDAGALRAAPPSFPGDNDLVLHTIGAHLLRAAKRGELDWSLEGAYQWGEDGYLRHRAGAFHVAFGFTADTDIEPRLEFEYNFASGDKNAADNRSRAFRNLFPTNHNKYGLIDFMQWSNLHELNPELSVKVSGVTLAAAYHEFLAVKEEGAIGVGPAALTPLAGRTSRQFGRELDLTATAKPYKPVGVLVGYSMFNPGKMFRQSFPVIKTHCAHFLYLQATVTL from the coding sequence ATGAAAAATCATCGAAAAGTCCTGTTTGGGCTGGTAACAGCCTCGGTCTTGGCGCTAGCGGGAACAGTAAGAGCGGACCCACCCGGCGAAGGTGGAGACATCTGGGACAAGATCACACCCGGTGCCCAGATCCGGGCCCGCTATGAGTTCCGCGGCAACTACGATTTCGACCGGCTTTCACCACCCAAGGATGACAACGACAACTTCGCCCTGCTCCGGACCCGGCTCCACCTGACCGCCAAACCCGATGACGGCGTGACCCTGTTCCTGCAGTTCCAGGATTCCAGGGAGTTCGGCTCGTCCCTCCTGACGGGATCACCTTACGGGCCGGGCAATGTTCCACGCGGGGTATCAGCCGACGATGAGGGCACCACCCTTCATCAGGCCTGGGCACGGCTGGATGTGTCCGGCGTGGAGGGGCTGTCGGTCCAGTTTGGACGCCAGGAGTTCGTCCTGGGAGAGCACCGGCTGGTCGGCACACTGGACTGGTCCAACCGTGCCCGCTCGTTCGACGGCTTCGTTGTTGCCTACGAGAAAGACAAGTTCCGGGCTGATGCCTTCGGCTTTCTGGTGTCGAGGGGAGATCCGGCGGGCCTAATCACCCCGGCCTCGGCCGCTGAAAACGGCTATTTCACCGGCATCAACGGCAGGATCAAGGACGAGAACTTCGGCATCGCCGAAGCCTACTACCTGAACTATCTCGACCGCGACGCCGGCGCATTGCGGGCCGCCCCGCCGTCATTTCCAGGCGACAACGATCTGGTACTTCACACGATAGGCGCCCATCTGCTGCGTGCGGCCAAGCGGGGCGAACTGGACTGGAGCCTTGAAGGGGCCTACCAGTGGGGCGAGGACGGATATCTCCGTCACCGTGCGGGGGCCTTCCATGTGGCTTTCGGTTTTACGGCTGACACGGATATCGAACCACGACTTGAGTTCGAGTACAATTTCGCATCGGGTGACAAGAATGCGGCCGACAACCGGAGCCGGGCGTTCCGCAATCTCTTCCCGACCAACCACAACAAATACGGCCTGATTGACTTCATGCAGTGGTCGAACCTTCACGAACTGAACCCGGAACTCTCCGTGAAAGTCTCGGGGGTGACGCTGGCGGCCGCCTACCACGAGTTCCTGGCCGTGAAAGAAGAAGGCGCGATCGGAGTCGGCCCCGCCGCCCTCACACCGCTTGCCGGACGGACGTCACGGCAGTTCGGCCGTGAACTGGACCTGACGGCAACCGCCAAACCATACAAGCCGGTCGGTGTGCTGGTTGGATACTCCATGTTCAACCCGGGCAAGATGTTCCGGCAGTCATTCCCGGTCATCAAGACCCATTGCGCTCACTTCCTCTACCTGCAGGCGACCGTGACCCTGTAG
- a CDS encoding c-type cytochrome gives MHKKLYSSVLLVASAITLVFAGMSALEDNYFREWRSHQREYARMTAGKTPFEPGLRQHFLTELGRIDRCSTCHTGLMNTDMVNAPQPFTAHPGNLLASHQPQTYGCSVCHHGQGLATNSAEAHANNPHLHVYWDEPIYSKDFIQASCRTCHASEWLEANGAPLLSGGADLFIKMGCNSCHKTGGVGGSSGPVLDGIGSKPIAHFPMAHLTGPHTVENWHVQHLLNPQEVVPGSAMRKYALTPEDATKLSVYIMSLRDMRIPSALVHSRDSMDRDNPNGELLYKRNCSGCHDAGLKSRKDEILDWMIPAARHPQMLKAAGPEFIRRTIIEGRPGTPMESWSTESSGLSRKEIDALVSYIYSNAASEDPEPWAYKAQADVESGKELYNESCKMCHGANGEGGPKGTRLTHRALADMPDSFLAITIRDGRSGTNMNSFREEADFTDEEIANVVGYVRELQRKVLEKRP, from the coding sequence ATGCACAAAAAACTGTACTCGTCAGTGCTTCTCGTCGCTTCCGCGATCACGCTGGTGTTCGCCGGAATGTCGGCCCTTGAGGACAACTATTTCCGGGAGTGGCGGAGCCACCAGCGCGAGTATGCACGGATGACCGCCGGTAAAACGCCATTCGAGCCCGGCCTCAGGCAGCATTTTCTTACCGAGCTGGGCCGGATCGACCGCTGCTCCACCTGCCACACGGGGCTGATGAACACCGACATGGTGAACGCGCCCCAGCCATTCACCGCACACCCCGGCAACCTGCTCGCCTCTCACCAGCCCCAGACCTACGGGTGCAGCGTTTGTCACCACGGCCAGGGACTGGCGACAAACTCGGCCGAGGCGCACGCGAACAATCCGCACCTGCATGTCTACTGGGATGAACCGATCTACTCGAAGGATTTCATCCAGGCGTCCTGCCGCACCTGCCATGCCTCGGAGTGGCTCGAAGCCAACGGCGCTCCGCTGCTTTCGGGCGGTGCCGACCTTTTCATCAAGATGGGATGCAACTCCTGCCACAAGACCGGCGGCGTGGGCGGATCCAGCGGGCCGGTGCTGGACGGCATCGGCTCAAAACCCATCGCTCATTTTCCCATGGCACACCTTACTGGCCCGCATACCGTCGAGAACTGGCACGTGCAGCACCTCCTGAATCCCCAGGAAGTCGTGCCCGGCTCAGCCATGCGGAAATATGCACTGACACCCGAGGACGCCACGAAACTGTCGGTCTACATCATGTCGCTGCGGGATATGAGAATACCGAGCGCACTGGTCCATTCCCGGGATTCCATGGACAGGGACAATCCGAACGGCGAACTGCTGTACAAGCGCAACTGTTCCGGCTGCCACGATGCTGGCCTGAAGAGCCGCAAGGATGAGATCCTCGACTGGATGATACCGGCTGCACGCCATCCGCAGATGCTCAAGGCCGCCGGCCCGGAATTCATCCGGCGGACCATCATCGAAGGCCGGCCCGGAACGCCGATGGAAAGCTGGAGCACCGAATCGAGCGGTCTCAGCCGCAAGGAGATCGATGCGCTGGTCAGCTACATCTACTCCAACGCCGCCAGCGAGGATCCGGAGCCTTGGGCCTACAAGGCCCAGGCCGATGTGGAATCCGGCAAGGAGCTATATAACGAAAGCTGCAAGATGTGCCACGGTGCCAACGGTGAAGGCGGGCCCAAGGGAACCCGGCTGACGCACCGGGCGCTCGCCGACATGCCCGACTCGTTCCTCGCCATCACCATCCGTGACGGGCGCTCGGGAACGAACATGAACTCATTCAGGGAAGAAGCCGATTTCACCGACGAGGAGATCGCCAACGTCGTCGGATACGTCCGCGAACTGCAGCGGAAAGTCCTTGAAAAACGCCCCTAA
- a CDS encoding FAD-dependent oxidoreductase: MEDEPRYRASIPDDSYYKELIACQSGCPVHTDSRAYVQAIAREEFEKAYLIARAPNPLASICGRICGAPCEAACRRGKIDAPVAIRPLKRVVTELYGPESGVHTRTELLEWIVRSDPETENVDREDIRQLRDELLNRLKNPPKSQHSVAIIGSGPGGLAAAHDLAIFGIKSVVYERERVAGGMLAVGIPDYRLPPHLIQTEIDVIRSLGVEVVPGVEVGKDTTVENLLGTHAAVIVAVGAKVPRPLRVPGGDAKGVIGGVDFLRSVALGEASGIGKRIVVIGGGNVAYDAARTAVRRVYVERDATRLARQVAEPGAEVHLACLEELHEMLADQVEILEGEEEGVVRHNGWGPAEVITDSEGRVKGIKLLKVLSLRDASGRFNPTYDTNQVKVIECDTILVCIGQSVDWSLLDGIEGLQKDARGNIPCDAEHGRTANRRVYIAGDAAYGPKLAIHAVASGKKVARAVALDLGYAVPLKTRTESSHTPCGNYYREAGYERLQREAPPAHNVAERLRSVQSPVERTFSLDDARQQGHRCLSCDVNTVFDSSLCILCGGCVDVCPEDCLKIIPITKLERTPEIGRLVDELGGEADQTSVILKDEDRCIRCALCAERCPTGAVTMEQFRFREVYENG; the protein is encoded by the coding sequence ATGGAAGATGAACCCAGATACCGGGCCTCAATTCCTGACGACAGCTACTACAAGGAGCTGATCGCCTGCCAGTCCGGCTGTCCGGTGCACACCGACTCGCGAGCCTACGTACAGGCTATCGCCCGCGAGGAGTTCGAAAAGGCCTACCTGATTGCCCGCGCCCCGAATCCGCTGGCCTCCATCTGCGGCCGGATCTGCGGCGCCCCGTGCGAGGCCGCCTGCCGCCGCGGGAAGATTGACGCTCCCGTGGCGATACGGCCGCTGAAGCGGGTGGTCACCGAGCTGTATGGCCCCGAATCGGGCGTGCATACCCGGACGGAACTGCTCGAATGGATCGTCCGGAGCGACCCAGAGACCGAAAACGTCGATCGCGAGGATATCCGCCAGCTGCGGGACGAGCTGCTGAACCGGCTCAAGAATCCGCCGAAATCGCAGCACTCGGTGGCCATCATCGGTTCAGGGCCGGGTGGACTTGCCGCGGCCCATGACCTCGCCATTTTCGGTATCAAGAGCGTGGTTTACGAACGTGAGCGGGTTGCAGGAGGGATGCTGGCGGTTGGCATACCTGACTACCGGCTTCCCCCCCATCTCATCCAGACGGAGATCGATGTCATCCGGTCCCTCGGCGTCGAAGTCGTGCCCGGGGTCGAGGTTGGCAAGGACACAACGGTCGAAAACCTGCTCGGCACCCATGCCGCCGTTATCGTGGCGGTTGGCGCCAAGGTTCCACGGCCCCTGCGGGTCCCCGGCGGCGACGCGAAGGGCGTGATTGGCGGGGTCGATTTCCTGCGCTCCGTGGCGCTGGGCGAGGCCAGCGGAATCGGAAAACGAATTGTCGTCATCGGCGGCGGCAATGTCGCCTACGATGCCGCCCGGACGGCGGTCCGGCGTGTCTACGTGGAACGGGACGCCACCCGGCTGGCCCGTCAGGTGGCTGAGCCCGGAGCCGAGGTCCATCTCGCCTGTCTGGAAGAACTCCACGAGATGCTCGCCGACCAGGTGGAAATCCTGGAAGGCGAGGAGGAAGGGGTCGTTCGGCACAACGGATGGGGCCCGGCCGAGGTCATCACGGACTCCGAGGGCCGGGTCAAGGGCATCAAGCTGCTCAAGGTGCTGTCGCTACGGGATGCCAGTGGCCGGTTCAACCCGACCTATGACACGAACCAGGTCAAGGTGATCGAGTGCGATACCATTCTGGTGTGTATCGGGCAGTCAGTGGACTGGTCCCTGCTGGACGGCATCGAGGGACTCCAGAAGGATGCACGGGGGAACATCCCCTGCGACGCCGAGCACGGGCGGACCGCGAACCGGCGGGTCTACATCGCCGGTGACGCGGCCTACGGCCCCAAGCTGGCCATACATGCGGTGGCATCGGGAAAAAAGGTAGCAAGGGCGGTCGCCCTGGACCTGGGCTACGCGGTTCCACTCAAGACCCGGACCGAGAGCAGCCACACCCCCTGCGGCAACTACTACCGCGAAGCCGGATACGAACGCCTGCAGCGGGAGGCACCCCCTGCCCACAACGTGGCGGAACGGCTCCGCTCGGTACAGTCTCCGGTCGAGCGGACCTTCTCGCTGGACGACGCCCGGCAGCAGGGGCATCGCTGCCTTTCCTGCGACGTCAACACGGTGTTCGATTCCAGCCTGTGCATCCTGTGCGGTGGCTGCGTTGATGTCTGTCCGGAAGACTGCCTCAAGATCATTCCCATCACGAAACTGGAGCGCACCCCCGAAATCGGGCGCCTTGTCGATGAACTCGGCGGGGAAGCGGACCAGACGAGCGTGATTCTGAAGGACGAGGACCGGTGCATCCGGTGTGCCCTGTGTGCGGAACGCTGCCCCACCGGGGCAGTCACCATGGAGCAGTTCAGGTTCCGGGAGGTTTACGAGAATGGCTGA
- a CDS encoding NAD(P)/FAD-dependent oxidoreductase, which produces MGMFDKGFDAIVIGAGHNGMSLAAYLAKSGWSVAVLERRSEEGGGLCTEEVTEPNFLHNLHSNYHSLVGLCPVYDDLELLDNGVEYVHPDVQMGSIFSDDTAITIHTDQHKTWKSFARFSKKDADTWLRLYDEVQGYLDLMVRTLMYAPPIELNDITKALAAWGVEEKSEFLTAKLRTMSVADFLNKHFENERIKAMLAFHATICAYQPHIKGLAVTYPVLLGKIANWHVCKGGSHRLAHTLMRVIVKAGGRVFPQVPVEEIIIEDGRAVGVRTPDGIIRARKLVASSIDVNQTFEKLLPRQYVPKKLAEEVQKVKYQDATLFNVHLAMNGLPRYRAADFDPDIDRAWILNIGYESLADFDEDFSQIRQGIVPETPRLNVAVNSIYDPTDAPEGKATGLIRVFVPYEIEGWGSGGWESRKRIYGQHCIDRWRRVCKNMDEGLIRRWVTETPLDISQKMVNYRFGDWMVGRIHPDNLLEHRPSDSLSHYRTPIQGLYMCGASQHPHGYITFAPGYNCLGVIAEDFGLEKWWDRV; this is translated from the coding sequence ATGGGAATGTTCGACAAGGGTTTCGATGCGATCGTAATCGGCGCCGGCCACAACGGGATGTCGCTGGCGGCCTATCTGGCGAAATCCGGGTGGTCCGTGGCCGTTCTGGAGCGGCGGTCGGAAGAAGGCGGGGGGCTCTGCACCGAGGAGGTCACCGAGCCCAACTTCCTGCACAACCTGCACTCGAACTACCACTCCCTGGTGGGCCTGTGCCCCGTCTACGACGACCTCGAGCTTCTCGATAACGGGGTGGAATACGTTCATCCCGACGTCCAGATGGGGAGCATCTTCTCGGACGACACGGCGATCACCATCCATACCGACCAGCACAAGACATGGAAGAGTTTTGCGCGGTTCTCCAAGAAGGACGCCGATACCTGGCTCCGGCTTTATGACGAGGTGCAGGGATATCTCGACCTGATGGTCCGTACCCTCATGTATGCGCCGCCGATCGAGCTGAACGACATCACGAAAGCGCTGGCGGCGTGGGGAGTGGAGGAAAAGTCGGAGTTCCTCACGGCAAAGCTGCGGACGATGTCTGTCGCCGATTTCCTGAACAAGCATTTCGAGAACGAGCGGATAAAGGCGATGCTGGCCTTCCACGCCACGATCTGTGCCTACCAGCCGCATATCAAGGGGCTGGCGGTCACGTATCCGGTACTGCTGGGGAAGATCGCCAACTGGCACGTCTGCAAGGGCGGGAGCCACCGGCTGGCGCATACCCTGATGCGGGTCATCGTCAAGGCGGGCGGGCGGGTTTTCCCCCAAGTCCCGGTTGAGGAGATCATCATCGAGGACGGCCGCGCCGTGGGGGTTCGCACTCCGGACGGGATCATCCGGGCACGAAAGCTGGTAGCCTCAAGCATCGACGTCAACCAGACCTTCGAAAAACTCCTTCCACGCCAGTACGTTCCCAAGAAACTGGCCGAAGAGGTCCAGAAGGTGAAGTATCAGGATGCGACCCTGTTCAACGTGCATCTGGCAATGAACGGACTTCCCAGATACCGGGCGGCGGACTTCGATCCGGATATTGACCGGGCCTGGATCCTCAACATCGGCTACGAATCGCTCGCCGACTTTGATGAGGATTTCAGCCAGATCAGGCAGGGTATCGTGCCCGAAACACCCCGCCTCAACGTCGCTGTCAACTCGATCTACGACCCGACCGATGCGCCCGAAGGCAAGGCAACCGGGCTTATTCGTGTGTTCGTTCCCTATGAAATCGAAGGCTGGGGGTCGGGCGGCTGGGAGTCGAGAAAGCGGATCTATGGCCAGCACTGTATCGACCGGTGGCGCCGCGTCTGCAAGAACATGGATGAGGGCCTGATCCGGCGCTGGGTGACGGAAACCCCTCTCGACATCAGCCAGAAGATGGTCAACTACCGGTTTGGGGACTGGATGGTCGGCCGGATTCACCCGGATAACCTTCTGGAACACCGGCCGTCCGACTCCCTATCCCATTACCGGACGCCTATCCAGGGTTTGTACATGTGCGGGGCTTCGCAGCATCCGCACGGCTACATCACTTTTGCCCCCGGATATAACTGCCTGGGGGTGATCGCCGAGGATTTCGGTCTTGAGAAATGGTGGGACCGGGTATGA
- a CDS encoding hemerythrin domain-containing protein, translated as MNYRFQEITLQHDELMMVTDRLSLILDAPPDRLSDDRLRKLIDYEIGFLYETLSEHFLFEEMDGYLSEALDKMPSISVQAEFLRNEHAEIRNALLKLKKQSAQMSTSELRQALRELLGKLADHERAEREIMNAISLETPAGSTG; from the coding sequence ATGAACTACCGTTTTCAGGAAATCACGCTTCAGCATGACGAGCTGATGATGGTTACAGACCGGCTGTCCCTCATTCTCGATGCCCCGCCGGACCGGCTGAGCGATGACCGCTTGCGGAAACTGATCGACTACGAAATCGGGTTTCTGTACGAAACCCTGTCCGAGCACTTCCTCTTCGAGGAGATGGACGGATATCTTTCCGAGGCCTTGGACAAGATGCCAAGCATTTCCGTACAGGCCGAATTCCTCCGGAATGAGCACGCGGAGATACGGAATGCCCTGCTGAAGCTGAAAAAGCAGTCGGCCCAGATGTCCACCAGCGAGCTACGGCAGGCCCTGCGGGAACTCCTCGGGAAACTTGCCGACCATGAACGGGCGGAAAGGGAGATCATGAATGCGATCAGCCTGGAAACGCCGGCCGGTTCCACGGGCTGA
- a CDS encoding class I SAM-dependent methyltransferase, whose amino-acid sequence MEVHREPDSRAKLPPMWDPLARERHQAAGETAAAFRPEIGDLHRTPGTSRSAHLERLETLTDRIWKDYQERFLRVCGSRAVARYLCRGDMAVRQGPPEFMDRPGYPELLRKIEIFQLHQLNRMTGVYRAASRALGELLERVPDRFRSRGFLDIASGFGGFPVFLAGKFPAVPVTGSDIQPAYVTAATSRAAGLGNASFRVLNALNMDDCPDSSYCAASILQAVHHFRPGQLARIIHEGLRVSCSGMVVVDAVRSPVLPVLLATGTIFVTWNPFFAADATWSALRMYHLAELELIARVAAPEATVEAGRVEPAFNVVRVLRPPVAAG is encoded by the coding sequence GTGGAGGTTCACCGTGAGCCGGACAGCCGGGCGAAGCTTCCACCGATGTGGGATCCTCTCGCACGCGAGCGCCATCAGGCGGCTGGCGAAACGGCGGCGGCATTCCGGCCTGAAATAGGCGATCTGCACCGGACTCCCGGAACCAGCCGGTCGGCGCATCTGGAACGGCTGGAGACGCTGACCGACCGCATCTGGAAAGACTACCAGGAAAGGTTCCTCCGGGTATGCGGCAGCCGGGCCGTGGCACGGTACCTCTGCCGGGGCGACATGGCCGTGCGGCAGGGGCCGCCGGAGTTCATGGACCGTCCCGGCTATCCTGAACTGCTCAGAAAAATCGAGATATTCCAGCTTCACCAGCTGAACCGGATGACCGGCGTCTACCGTGCAGCCAGCAGGGCTCTGGGGGAACTGCTGGAGCGGGTTCCAGACCGGTTCAGAAGCCGCGGGTTCCTGGATATAGCCAGCGGATTTGGCGGTTTTCCGGTCTTTCTTGCGGGAAAGTTTCCCGCAGTTCCAGTTACCGGTTCGGACATACAGCCAGCCTATGTCACTGCGGCCACCAGCCGCGCAGCGGGGCTCGGCAATGCCAGCTTCCGGGTGCTGAATGCGCTGAACATGGATGACTGTCCGGACAGCAGCTACTGCGCGGCGAGTATCCTTCAGGCGGTGCACCATTTCCGGCCGGGGCAACTGGCACGGATCATTCACGAGGGGCTGAGAGTGTCCTGCAGCGGCATGGTGGTTGTGGATGCGGTGAGATCGCCAGTGCTCCCGGTTCTGCTCGCAACCGGGACAATTTTCGTTACCTGGAACCCGTTTTTCGCGGCCGATGCCACCTGGAGCGCGCTCCGCATGTATCACCTGGCAGAACTGGAACTCATCGCACGGGTGGCCGCACCGGAGGCCACCGTTGAGGCTGGCAGGGTGGAACCCGCCTTCAATGTGGTCAGGGTTCTCCGCCCGCCGGTAGCTGCGGGGTAG